From the bacterium genome, one window contains:
- the bioB gene encoding biotin synthase BioB, protein MTHWADELADLVLGGGALDREAARRVLAAGDDEVPALLRATARVRERHCGKRVKLCQLRNARSGLCPEDCHYCSQSAVSEADIPRYRLESVDELLAGSRRATAAGARRFCMVTSGRGPSANDIDRFCAAARAIKAEQPEIELCVSAGLMDEQQARSLKAAGIDFVNHNLNTSARHHGQICTTHTYEDRVRTVEAVRRAGLATCCGGILGMGETAEDVIDLAFALRDLQVDSLPVNFLIPIEGTPFADRHELSPLDCLRALCLFRLTNPAAEIRLAGGGEGNLGWFRPLALHVANSIFVDGYLTTPGQAYRDAQSMVSEMGFEVEA, encoded by the coding sequence ATGACCCATTGGGCTGACGAGCTCGCGGACCTGGTGCTCGGCGGCGGCGCGCTCGACCGAGAGGCGGCGCGACGCGTGCTCGCGGCCGGCGACGACGAGGTGCCGGCGCTGCTGCGGGCGACGGCGCGGGTGCGCGAGCGCCATTGCGGCAAGCGGGTGAAGCTGTGCCAGTTGCGCAACGCGCGCAGCGGGCTGTGCCCCGAGGACTGCCACTACTGCTCGCAATCGGCGGTGTCCGAGGCCGACATCCCCCGCTACCGCCTCGAGTCCGTGGACGAGCTGCTGGCCGGATCACGCCGTGCAACCGCTGCCGGGGCGCGGCGCTTCTGCATGGTGACGAGCGGCCGCGGCCCGAGCGCCAACGACATCGACCGCTTCTGCGCCGCGGCCCGCGCCATCAAGGCCGAGCAGCCGGAGATCGAGCTCTGCGTCTCGGCCGGCCTGATGGACGAGCAGCAGGCGCGCAGCCTCAAGGCCGCCGGCATCGACTTCGTCAATCACAACCTCAACACCAGCGCCCGCCACCACGGCCAGATCTGCACCACCCACACCTACGAGGACCGCGTCCGCACCGTCGAGGCGGTGCGCCGCGCCGGCCTCGCGACCTGCTGCGGCGGCATTCTCGGCATGGGCGAGACCGCGGAAGACGTCATCGACCTCGCCTTCGCCCTGCGCGATCTGCAGGTCGACTCCCTGCCGGTCAATTTCCTGATCCCGATCGAGGGCACGCCGTTCGCGGACCGCCACGAGCTGAGCCCGCTCGACTGCCTGCGCGCGCTCTGCCTCTTTCGCCTCACCAACCCGGCGGCCGAGATCCGCCTGGCCGGCGGCGGCGAGGGCAACCTCGGCTGGTTCCGGCCCCTCGCCCTGCACGTCGCCAACTCGATCTTCG
- a CDS encoding amidohydrolase family protein, producing MPHDLVIRGGTIIDGSGEPGRTGDVAIDGERLTQIGGKAGVGQREIDAAGLAVCPGFIDPHTHYDAQICWDHALTPSCWNGVTSVVMGNCGFTLAPCAPSGRDRIMRMLERVEGMSLPALRQGITWDWETFPEYLDAVAAMKPVLNVGSLFGHSALRFYVLDDAAAERGATPDELARMQDLLRQGMRAGALGFSTSQAPTHFGGDGRPVPSRCAEDDEVIGLAAVLREFGRGAVQITAKHLTDVDVSIEAARRSGRPVTFLSALRPEAAEKLAAARQEGLQLRPQTSCRPTMTDFKLSAMGIFEQLPSWERVMQAARADLPRIFADPAFRAAFRRDVTGEIQGYRLFKGDWDGVKVQLAEKPALQPLIGQSVAAVAAARGGDPFDVFFDIALEDDLQMEFSYCLAGDMQRKPALLDDDFLIGLSDAGAHLTLLADHAYATYFLGRWIRERGLMPLERAVRKLTAAPAELFGIKERGRLVEGWFADVVLVDPTRVIDRETKLVYDLPGGGPRLLTKADGIEAVIVNGAVAVERGELTGAAAGQVLRG from the coding sequence ATGCCACACGATCTGGTCATCCGCGGCGGCACGATCATCGACGGCAGCGGCGAGCCGGGGCGCACCGGCGACGTCGCGATCGACGGCGAACGCCTGACCCAGATCGGCGGCAAGGCGGGCGTCGGGCAGCGCGAGATCGACGCCGCCGGCCTCGCCGTCTGCCCCGGCTTCATCGACCCGCACACCCATTACGACGCGCAGATCTGTTGGGATCACGCCCTGACGCCGTCGTGCTGGAACGGCGTCACCAGCGTCGTCATGGGCAACTGCGGCTTCACCCTGGCGCCCTGCGCGCCGAGCGGGCGCGACCGCATCATGCGCATGCTCGAGCGGGTCGAGGGCATGAGCCTGCCGGCGCTGCGCCAGGGCATCACCTGGGACTGGGAAACCTTCCCCGAGTATCTCGACGCGGTCGCCGCCATGAAGCCGGTGCTCAACGTCGGCTCGCTGTTCGGCCACTCGGCGCTGCGCTTCTACGTGCTCGACGACGCCGCCGCCGAGCGCGGCGCGACGCCCGACGAGCTGGCGCGCATGCAGGACCTGTTGCGCCAGGGCATGCGCGCCGGCGCCCTCGGCTTCTCGACCTCGCAGGCGCCGACGCACTTCGGCGGCGACGGCCGCCCGGTGCCCAGCCGCTGCGCCGAGGACGACGAGGTGATCGGGCTCGCCGCCGTGCTGCGCGAGTTCGGGCGCGGCGCGGTGCAGATCACCGCCAAACACCTCACCGACGTCGACGTCAGCATCGAGGCGGCGCGGCGCAGCGGCCGTCCGGTCACTTTCCTGAGCGCCCTGCGCCCCGAGGCGGCGGAGAAGCTGGCGGCGGCGCGCCAGGAGGGACTGCAACTGCGGCCACAGACGAGCTGCCGGCCGACCATGACCGACTTCAAGCTCTCGGCGATGGGCATCTTCGAGCAGTTGCCGAGCTGGGAGCGGGTGATGCAGGCCGCCAGGGCCGATCTGCCGCGCATCTTCGCCGATCCCGCGTTCCGCGCCGCCTTCCGCCGCGACGTCACCGGCGAGATCCAGGGCTACCGCCTGTTCAAGGGCGACTGGGACGGGGTCAAGGTGCAGCTCGCCGAGAAGCCGGCGCTGCAGCCGCTGATCGGCCAGTCGGTCGCCGCGGTGGCGGCGGCGCGCGGCGGCGATCCGTTCGACGTCTTCTTCGACATCGCCCTCGAGGACGACCTGCAGATGGAATTCAGCTACTGCCTGGCGGGCGACATGCAGCGGAAACCGGCGCTGCTCGACGACGACTTCCTCATCGGCCTCTCCGACGCCGGCGCCCACCTGACGCTGCTCGCCGACCACGCCTATGCGACCTACTTCCTCGGCCGCTGGATCCGCGAGCGCGGCCTGATGCCGCTCGAGCGCGCGGTGCGCAAGCTCACCGCCGCGCCCGCCGAGCTCTTCGGCATCAAGGAGCGCGGCCGCCTGGTCGAAGGGTGGTTCGCCGACGTGGTGCTGGTCGATCCAACGCGCGTCATCGACCGCGAGACCAAGCTCGTCTACGACCTCCCCGGCGGGGGCCCGCGCCTGCTCACCAAGGCCGACGGCATCGAAGCGGTGATCGTCAACGGCGCCGTCGCGGTCGAACGGGGCGAGCTGACCGGCGCCGCCGCCGGCCAGGTCCTGCGCGGGTGA
- a CDS encoding Smr/MutS family protein: MPLDEIRRLIREALGVMPTLDLHGLGVKAALHATEDFLRDAQEDGLGSVRIIYGKGRRSPGGRGVLREVIPRWLDGDGRVYVRRWERCPDPSGADGGMIVWVRELPDDEDGEG; encoded by the coding sequence ATGCCGCTCGACGAGATCCGCCGCCTCATTCGCGAGGCCCTCGGCGTCATGCCGACGCTCGATCTGCACGGGCTCGGCGTGAAAGCGGCGTTGCACGCCACCGAGGACTTCTTGCGCGACGCGCAGGAGGACGGGCTCGGGTCGGTGCGGATCATCTACGGCAAGGGCCGCCGCAGCCCGGGTGGCCGCGGCGTCCTGCGCGAGGTGATCCCGCGCTGGCTCGACGGCGATGGGCGCGTGTACGTCCGCCGCTGGGAGCGCTGTCCCGACCCCAGCGGGGCCGACGGCGGCATGATCGTCTGGGTGCGGGAGCTGCCGGACGATGAGGACGGAGAGGGCTGA